GCACCCTTACTAAAGAGAGAGGCCAGCTGCAGGAACAAAGTAGCACCCTtaccaaagagagagaccagctacagggCCGGTTTAGCACCCTtactaaagagagagaccagctgcATGGCCGGTTTAGCACCCTCactaaagagagagaccagttaCAGGGACAGGCTAGCACCCTtaccaaagagagagaccatctACAGGGCCGGTTTAGCACCCTTACCAAAGAGAGCGACCAGCTTCAGGGCCAGGCTAGCACCCTtaccaaagagagagaccagctacagggACAGGCTAGCACCCTtaccaaagagagagaccagctacagggCCAATTTGGCACCCTTACTATAGAGAGAGACCAATTACAGGGACAGGCTAGCACCCTtaccaaagagagagaccagctacagggCCGGTTTAGCACCCTtaccaaagagagagaccagctacagggCCAGGCTAGCACCCTTACCAAAGAGAGAGACCTTCTACAGGTCCAGGCTAGCACCCTtaccaaagagagagaccagcttcaGGGCCAGGCTAGCACCCTTACCAAAGAGAGAGAACAGCTACAGGGACAGGCTAGCACCCTtgccaaagagagagaccagttaCAGGGACAGGCTAGCACCCTTACCAAAGAGAGTGACCAGCTACAGGGCCGGTTTAGCACCCTtaccaaagagagagaccagctacagggCCAGGCTAGCACCCTTACCAAAGAGAAAGACCAGCTACAGGGCCGGTTAAGCACCCTtaccaaagagagagaccagctacaggACTCAAGTTCCAAACTCAAGAAGGAGGTCAAAACCCTGAGTGATACAGTTGAATGTAAGTGGAGTTGTTTTTGTTACTTATACACGGTATATacatattattactattattgacatatcatttgtttatcttTGTGGTAGCAGCAAAGAATAACAACATATTTAGGAGGTAATATAGATCAATATCTACATCTTTGTAGATTCCGAGATGCCAAGCTGGCTGACCTAAAGTTTCTGTCACAATCAAATTAAATTTTTTGTTAaaaccctaatatatatatatatatatatatatatatatatatataaatatcgcgcgattaacacaatactttttttttttttctttggctcaaaacaaagaagcagtagcctgactgctatgttcaaggcagtatgtttgtatgttcatcgtttaattgcactataggctttttttttgtatcgtcttGATACatcgttttgatcagtatatgccaatgttgttatcaataaaaaaacatttgcacaaggcaagccgatgcacttctccatgttgataaaagcattaaaatgagaacaattaatgggacaaagaaatcaagggatatttagcatagaaaaaacatttgtgattaatcgcgattgctcgcgattaatcgtgagttaactatgacattaatgcgattaattaCTTTAATCACTtaacagcactaatatatatatatatatatatatatatatatatatatatatatatatatatatatatatacataaacagcCACTACACTACATTGCTATAGGTAAAATAAAACTGATAGTACCTCTTGGTATAACTTGGTATCCTTTAGACAATTTTACTGATAAATGTGTGCTATCaagtttctctttctctatagTTCCCCTATTTTCCCAGCGGGCGTGGTGTTGATGGACAGAGACCGCTGGTAGTCTGGTCTATCCTACGTACATCTGGTGGACACCCGTGTGATTCCACTAGAGGGGAGTTCGTGGCATGGCTCATGATGCCTCATCAACATCACGCCTGCTGGTCAAACAGGGAGCCCTTAATGGTTGTTTTTATAACCCTGTATCTATTTGCAGCCCGGAAGTGTCCTCCGGGATGGATTAAGTTCCAGTGCAGTTGTTACAGAGTCTATACTACTAAGAGGACCTGGGAGGACAGCCGCCAGTACTGCAAGAGCCAACAGGCTGACCTGGTGATCATCaacagcagagaggagcaggtgAGGAGGAACCAACCGGGGCGCACTACTCCTAACATCTAAAGGGGCTCCTGTTGGGCGAGGGGGAAAGACCTTCCAATATGATCTGTCTCATATAGTTTACAATCGGTGCCGTCAACCAAATGTTTCAGTAATTAGcactgtgtagcatcttatcctagctatcgtagttgtatacggggaatgggttatccTAGCGATttttagtgctttgcacttgcttatatgaacatccttactgtaacgACAACCATATTTTGTCCTCCTTCTGCTGAGAAATGTACTTATTATtacaagtcactttggataaaagcgtctgctaacaGCGACCACGGGAGCACCAGTATGACCAGTGCACCAGGGACTCCTGTGGATGCACTGGGAGACTCTCCTCTCTGGTGCACACCTCGCCCTGTTGCCTCGTTAGTGTGCTGTCTGTTCGCGTGTTATTTCTTCTTTTCTTCATTTATTGCAAAAACAACtcgtcaaaataaaaaaaattcagcCAGCCGGTGAATAGCAGTAATAGGGGCAAGTCATTTGTTACAGCTAAATAAGCTACACCTACTAATGCAGATTGTATTTGAAAGCTTCATGTGATTATTATAATCTCCTAGCCACTAACCCAACTCGAAAATCATTGTGTGAAATCAGTGGGCTCGCCTGCCTCGTCATCATCTTCATGAAGTCATCTATTTATCACCTGATGTCCCAGAATCCTGAATCAAGATGAAAATGAGAAAGTGGAAGTATAATTCAACCAAGCTCTTACACTCTTTCTAATTTCTTCCCACAAAAATATCTTTGAAGACATTTGTCAACACACAGCTCCCGAAAGCGACGCCGAGCTGGATGGGTTTGAGGGAAATCCAACGGGTTTGGACCTGGGTGGACGGAACCATCCCCACCACAACGTGAGTTAACCTTGGGTCATCTCCCTCCCTGCTAGTCGTCTATCCCATCGTTGAGGCTGTTGGAGTCTGGGGGCACCAGGGGGGCTCAATtggtagagcgcgtaccattaagTTAACTTTTATTGTCCCTTTTTGGGggaattctttctctgcttttgacccatccgtgagcaggtgaacacatacacacttgcatatacaaacacagaggagtgaccttgtcagaggtccacacacattgGGGCACATTGGCACACCTGGAGCAGTGGGCAGCCGCAGTGCAGCacccggggagcaggtgggggtttcagatgccATACTCACGGGCACCTCATCCAGGAACCTCATCCGGGCACCTCATCCATGGTTGAGGACGTGGGAGAGTGTTTCAAACCTATAGCCTGGCtctgcccgcctaagtacttacACTCAATtgtaatttcccttcagtactacttCTGGGTCTGtggtatgttagtgggttttctccgtccaaaCTTTGTGGGTCCAATCAgcaaacagagggagtggctgaggaaAATGAAGTTAAACTGAAGTTAAACTAAGCTCTCGTTGActgacatcttcacgcacggtgtttggttagtttacagcctgcgcgcaacgtgattcccggccaaacgttagcgattggttatggcaagTAGGCCATGGAATTCTAAGCCCATTATGGCTTAGTACTGATCACAGCGAACCGGGTCGGATTCCTGCCCAtagtcctttgctgcatgtcctcccctttATCTCCtataccttcctctctatctcactctatcataaaagtaaaaaaaataataaaaatgcaaaacTGTTGGGGTCTGATCTACTCTGGAAGTGAGCAGAAGCGATCCCAGTGCCCCCACTGTGCCCTGGACAAACCCCACCCGATGGCTCCCTGTAGCGGCCCGCATCAATTGAACCGTCAAGCTCGTCTGtttttgaattgtaaaatagTTCTGCTTAATTTGTGTGTTGGGAATACAGGACCACACTTATATGCTAAGCCGATTTATTTGACCATGTTTAGTAGCATTCTCAGCCTCATGTGTGCCTTGATGACTAGATGTAAAGTGTTAGACGAAATACTTTTTTTGCTTTGGATCCTCTGCTTCAGGTATTGGGGGACGGACCAGCCCAACAACTTCGGTGGCGGGCAGGACTGTGTCTGGTACTTCCAAGGCGAAACAATTGGATGCCCTGGCGGAGCATGGAACGACATTGGATGTCAATCGTTAAACAGCTGCATTTGTGAAAAGTAGAGAGTAAATGTGTTTGATATAGGGATGGATGTGTCTATCATCAAGGGATGTTAGGATGTTGCTAGGGGATTGTCCGGATGTACCTGCTGATGTCTGGATCTGTCTTGTGTTGTATaccgggaatgggttaacctagcgattgttagttgACTATACTGTCACTCGCCTGCCTCTTCTGATCACTTGTGTTCTGTGATTGCACTGTGATTATTCATTGCCTGAGGGATATCTGTAGAATGTGCCATCTGTGAAATTTATATGCAATGATTTGGGTGATTACACATTAGGAATATTTATGTAACAAAACATGTTGCTTCATCGTTAACATAAAGGATTCATTATTCAAGCCTACGATGACTTCCTCAGATCAGATATTGTGTGTAACACAACCATAACAAACCAGGGTTGACTGTGTGGGGGAAACCTTTTCATTCATCTTTTATTTTCATTAGCAGCGGATATCAATACTAATGTCAATAGAATCAGGTGATATTTCGTCCATTATCTCAACATTAGCCTCATATGGGCTGATTTGGCTCAAGCCTTGTTGGTTCAAGTCACTCTGGATGAGAGCATCGGCTCTATGAACTGAAGCAATAGACGGAAGTTCACAACAGTTTGAAGCCTTAGCCTTGCAGACAACAATCACCTGTTAGAGATGTGGTCATCTTTAGCAGTGCTTTATAGTCGATAATCAACAATCCCCAAGAAAAACCCATCCCAATATTCATCAACAGAAAATAGCAAACATTTTGTGATATTAGGTCTTTTAAACTGTGAATATGTGTCGACCtgtggggaaggggaggggttcTAACATCGCAGGAGCGCCTTCCCTTGGGTTCCACAACCATCCCATCATCAGGAAGATGACTCCACCTCACGGCTGGTTCCACTTGACTGGTCGTTCTGGGTGTCGCATGGCTGGACCACTTAACCACTCCATCAAAAGTTGGAAAAAAGGTTCAGAAGTCTCCATCGATTTGGAACAGTGAACAAAGACCCACGAGTCGGCCTGTGTCAAAACAAATCTTTATTGATCTCCTTTCAGAGGCATAATAGCTGTGCTGCCCTTGATATGTGTGGAGTATATCTTGGCTTTACGCTAAACACCTTCTGTTCATCACAACTCTGAAGAGAGTTGTCAGTTCTCCACAGGTTTAATGATTAGAAAAGGGTGAAACTGAGAATAATCAGAAAGAATAATCAGATAATATTCAATGTAGGTATGATTTAAACACACTGTAAACACACTTGTCATTAATTAAATTACTTATATTTAGATCCTTTTAACACACTTATTTCTAAACATGTATTATGTAATAAACCATTTATCAAAGGTTATACTTTTAAACTGTCACTCACCATAatgggtaacccttccttttacagtcccctaattactaggtatttacccggtacatacatggtaaatcatagtgtattactgggtaattgccactggtaataagaaggtaaatacagaggtagttacccggtaaatacatggtaaatcatagtgtattactgggtaattaccactggtaataagaaggtaaatacagaggaattatccagtaaattatagtgtattactgtgtaattaccactggtaataagaaggtaaatacagaggaattacagctgaagtactaagtaaaacctccactattacccatccactcaactaagtagcgtgtagttgtaactgttttaggttggtaataactccgatattgtgtacttcctaggaaattaggcaaccaattcttataaacacctattatccaaggtttatgttggtaacagcccaaatttaatgaagcactatctagaaattagcatagtgctttccaataaaatactatttcttagttattattcatagctacacccatttagaaagggtttattcgatttaccactatggaattacttacctggtaacaaccctctgcaggaacagttttcctctagtgtcatggtacatcttcttaaatactgggtacaaagccgtttgtttccatggtattaccaggttcttaccatataatttataagattccattatccatgcagtcaacacaaacatgtaccatgtacgttctgcgacgttaccaagtaaaacacgacaacttacccagtaattatgctgaaactgtactgtaaaaggaagcctcgtttgtttccatggtattaccaggttcttaccatataatttgtaatacattattcccttttccatgcagtcaacacaaacttgtaccatgtacgttctgtgacgttaccaagtaaaacacgacaatttacccagtaattaagctgaaactgtactgtaaaaggaagcctcgtttgtttccatggtattaccaggttcttaccatataatttgtaatacattattcccttttccatgcagtcaacacaaacttgtaccatgtacgttctgtgacgttaccaagtaaaacacgacaatttacccagtaattaagctgaaactgtactgtaaaaggaagcctcgtttgtttccatggtattaccaggttcttaccatataatttgtaatacattattcccttttccatgcagtcaacacaaacttgtaccatgtacgttctgcgacgttaccaagtaaaacacgacaatttacccagtaattaagctgaaactgtactgtaaaaggaagcctcgtttgtttccatggtattaccaggttcttaccatataatttgtaatacattattcccttttccatgcagtcaacacaaacttgtaccatgtacgttctgcgacgttaccaagtaaaacacgacaatttacccagtaattaagctgaaactgtactgtaaaaggaagccttgtttatttccatggtattaccaggttcttaccatataatttgtaatacattattcccttttccatgcagtcaacacaaacttgtaccatgtacattctgcgacgttaccaagtaaaacacgacaatttacccagtaagtaagctgaaactgtactgtaaaaggaagcctagtttgtttccatggtattaccaggctcttaccatataagttgtaactggttattcccttttccatgcaatcaacacaaaccatatatgttctgcaacatcgttcaccagtagttaagcactttaattgttgttataaaaccccaaaccactgttgatgaaaggcatattagaattaaacaaaatcaaaggcttatctttcaaacaatgcatatctcacaaacaggcactgaacactgaagaaatcggacaaaaaaaagagccgtccacatcaactcaatttaaatgttactgagggtgttttcataaaacacatgacattgttatggcaagtgaccacatggaagactgcttcaacctcttcaatttgaataagcggtgaatgccatgcagcaatctgcctatgggagcatctttgtggtcattcgcaaaccaatgagtccactcgatgaatgagagatgactctttagtgtcttctctgtgaggtatccctgcagtctccacatctgggatttgaaggctgaacaagacctgaccaggtacctccaaatctccccttccatactgtaataaagaatcagaagacaagaaaataaacattaggactgtcaattaatgaacatttctagaacatgtagaactcaaagattttttttttttattagttacaaaaaaggatgctgatcctctggccattgtgtttggtcatattgaaaagagaaaaaggcatagccataaatacagttaataggacgggaggggacaggctgttagctccgattagcactttagcatcgagctagcggagcttctgtcattcaaataactcggacatgttgtttaaaacctataacacccaatttattaaaatatccggatttaatcgggctctctcccataagtacagttaataggacgggaagagacaggctctgttagccccggttagcgcaatgctaaagagcagctctaccggagcatgccacctcaacaggtgcaagttagcctccagtttgatattcgccggatattcggtttaccacccaatcggattcatcaacataagtgcaatacattacgggcttagtatgttgaggacggtttaggacggcgtatcgcgaaaatcacaaacacatgttgtcgccatcgatgtctgtgcaacaacgtcatttacgttctggctgctacctgttttagggaccgtcaacaagttacactcaccgactggtggcagagacgttaccatggaattgtttcagacaggaaattaatcacacaaatatattgaaatatagttaatcataatgcagttaatagtttaatattcgacaaaaatcgactaaactatatttgaaattattaattgcatcccgtttaacaataatgcaatatattagcaaagttacctgcagtaagtagcagcccaccattggcaactactactacaatcaggtgacaaaatgtatttttttagtgatttttatgttattttatatgatttatttccagaaacaattccatggtaacgtctctgccaccagtcggtttgtgtaacttgttgacggtccctaaaacaggtagcagccagaacgtaaatgacgttgttgcacagacatcgatggcgacaacatgtgtttgtgattttcacgatacgccgtcctaaaccgtcctcaacatactaagcccgtaatgtattgcacttatgttgatgaatccgattgggtggtaaaccgaatatccggcgaatatcaaaccggaggctaacttgcacctgttgaggtggcatgctccggtagagctgctctttagcatcgcgctaaccggggctaacagagcctgtctcttccagtcctattaactgtacttatgggagagagcccgattaaatccggatattttaataaattgggtgttataggttttaaacaacatgtccgagttatttgaatgacaagctccgctagctcgatgctaaagtgctaatcggagctaacagcctgtcccctcccgtcctattaactgtatttatggctatgcctttttctcttttcaatatgaccaaacacaatggccagaggatcagcatccttttttaactaataaacaaaaataatctttgagttctacatgttctagaaatgttcattaattgacagtcctaatgtttattttcttgtcttctgattctttattacagtatggaaggggagatttggaggtacctggtcaggtcttggtcagccttcaaatcccagatgtggagactgcagggatacctcacagagaagacactaaagagtcatctctcattcatcgagtggactcattggtttgcgaatgaccacaaagatgctcccataggcagattgctgcatggcattcaccgcttattcaaattgaagaggttgaagcagtcttccttgtggtcacttgccataacaatgtcatgtgttttatgaaaacaccatcagtaacatttaaattgagttgatgtggacggcttttttttgtccgatttcttcagtgttcagtgcctgtttgtgagatatgcattgtttgaaagataagcctttgattttgtttaattctaatatgcctttcatcaacagtggtttggggttttataacaacaattaaagtgcttaactactggtgaacgatgttccagaacatatatggtttgtgttgattgcatggaaaagggaataaccagttacaacttacatggcaagagcctggtaataccatggaaacaaactaggcttccttttacagtacagtttcagcttacttactgggtaaattgtcatgttttacttggtaacgtcgcagaacgtacatggtacaagtttgtgttgactgcatggaaaagggaataatgtattacaaattatgtggtaagaacctggtaataccatggaaataaacaaggcttccttttacagtacagtttcagcttaattgctgggtaaattgtcgtgttttacttggtaacgttgcagaacgtacatggtacaagtttgtgttgactgcatggaaagggaataatgtatttcaaattatatggtaagaacctggtaataccatggaaacaaacgaggcttccttttacagtacagtttcagcttaattactgggtaaattgtcgtgttttacttggtaacgtcacagaacgtacatggtacaagtttgtgttgactgcatggaaaagggaataatgtattacaaattatatggtaagaacctggtaataccatggaaacaaacgaggcttccttttacagtacagtttcagcttaattactgggtaaattgtcgtgttttacttggtaacgtcacagaacgtacatggtacaagtttgtgttgactgcatggaaaagggaataatgtattacaaattatatggtaagaacctggtaataccatggaaacaaacgaggcttccttttacagtacagtttcagcttaattgctgggtaagttgtcgtgttttacttggtaacgtcgcagaacgtacatggtacatgtttgtgttgactgcatcgataatggaatctattataaattatatggtaagaaccttgtaataccatggaaacaaacggctttgtacccagtatttaagaagatgtaccatgacactagaggaaaacttcctgcagagggttgttaccaggtaagtaattccatagtggtaaatcgaataaaccctttctaaatgggtgtagctatgaataataactaagaaatagtattttattggaaagcactatgctaatttctagatagtacatcattaaatttgggctgttgccaacataaaccttggataataggtctttataagaattggttgcctaatttcctaggaagtacacaatatcggagttattaccaacctaaatcagttgcaactacacgctacttagttgagttgatgggtaatagtggaggttttacttagtacttcagctgtaattcctctgtatttaccttcttattaccagtggtaattacacagtaatacactataatttaccggataattcctctgtatttaccttcttattaccagtggtaattacccagtaatacactatgatttaccatgtatttaccgggtaactacctctgtatttaccttcttattaccagtggcaattacccagtaatacactatgatttaccatgtatgtaccgggtaaatacctagtaattaggggactgtaaaaggaagggttaccaaatAATGAACCTTTGTCGCCATTTGTCgtcaaacaaacaaattttAAAACGACAAATAACGAATAACAATCATAAAATCACACAATACATACAATCATACATAGGATTATAATATTCAAATTACATACCGTCGATGCTACGTATGGCATACGATGTGAGCAGATATTGCTGTTGGTGTTAAGTCAAACCTAGCGGAACTCTGCCTTGTGCGTCCTCAACGTCCTTTCCAACgtgacttatgccgcttttccactgcatggtaccagctcgacacgactcgactcgactcgactcagctcgccttttttgcgtttccaccgcgaaaacatggtatctggtacctgaagtggctgctttttctagtaccgcctcgctctaggttccaagcggctgagccgatgctaaaaggtgacgtcggcagacggccggccactgattggccagagtgtgacgaagtcacgagagcgacatggcaaccatgctggtaacagccatagcagcgccgcagccaacatattccacttcttcaacatgccagctaataatacgaacacgaataccatcgcatcgatgttctccattgttgttatgtgggttctgtccatgtgtgggttacgtaggtgttgtttgcgtcgcgtacaaaaatacgtcacggccctttcgcgcagccgaccccgcccacgtcccggaggtactatttgcggtggaaaaggacccgcgctgctaccgtgtcgagtcgtgtcgagtcgtgtcgtgtcgagtcgagctagatgtgcggtggaaaagcggcataatacTGAACTTCTTAAAGGGGCCACTACCGCCTAGTGGCAGGTCACATGAATTGACGTAACACAAAGGGAACTTCATTACGGTAACAGAACAACAGCCTTTATTTGACACAGCGCCACAAGCACCACCGATAGATATCACACATTGGATACTTGATATTGAAGGGGacatactagggatgggcacatACCTGCCAACATTTGACTAGCAAAATCCGGGAGATttcggcggcggggggcggggccggtggTGGGGAGCATGGATGACAGAGCCCTTTTGTGCCCCGGCAGCACGGACATGTTTCAGGGACTTTAAATGTTGACGGACGTCATTTTTACCGCCGTGCCCTATATTAAAATCAACCCGACACGCTTTACAAAAAGCGTGACTATTGTCCAGGTGACTATTTGATATTGAATCATACTCTTTGGTCCATTCCGACTTAAAAGTACACATATATTTAATCTTCTTCGATGGTACACCCGCTTCTGCCATTTTTATACGACCATTTACGGAGTTTGCtccgccatgttttttttttttagctctgCGCTCTTGAGAAGTGACCATagacgtgatctgattggctacagcctGTGCTGTCGTATTTGCTGCAAAtgcatttgattggctgacgcttGCGTTGCCTCTCATGCTTGCGTTTGATACATGATCTGGCAACTTTAGAACATTCGACACAcattttgattttattataaataaaa
The window above is part of the Gadus macrocephalus chromosome 10, ASM3116895v1 genome. Proteins encoded here:
- the LOC132466306 gene encoding CD209 antigen-like isoform X2 — its product is MQRMDMDKDGIRNLMVPHGGVKEGCRPSRCLTAGLLLLCASSLAGNVTQFYYRGGVVQRLHQLQERYRNLTRNSTGLHDRYQTLAAERASLQQSYHALTQERDQLQGQASTLTSERDQLQVQFGILTKERDQLQGRFSTLTKERDQLQGRFGTLTIERDLLQGRFSTLTKERGQLQEQSSTLTKERDQLQGRFSTLTKERDQLHGRFSTLTKERDQLQGQASTLTKERDHLQGRFSTLTKESDQLQGQASTLTKERDQLQGQASTLTKERDQLQGQFGTLTIERDQLQGQASTLTKERDQLQGRFSTLTKERDQLQGQASTLTKERDLLQVQASTLTKERDQLQGQASTLTKEREQLQGQASTLAKERDQLQGQASTLTKESDQLQGRFSTLTKERDQLQGQASTLTKEKDQLQGRLSTLTKERDQLQDSSSKLKKEVKTLSDTVESRKCPPGWIKFQCSCYRVYTTKRTWEDSRQYCKSQQADLVIINSREEQTFVNTQLPKATPSWMGLREIQRVWTWVDGTIPTTTYWGRNQPNSHGGNQDCVEFLHRAATKTWNGGGWNDLDCKELSGCICEK
- the LOC132466306 gene encoding C-type lectin domain family 4 member M-like isoform X3, with amino-acid sequence MQRMDMDKDGIRNLMVPHGGVKEGCRPSRCLTAGLLLLCASSLAGNVTQFYYRGGVVQRLHQLQERYRNLTRNSTGLHDRYQTLAAERASLQQSYHALTQERDQLQGQASTLTSERDQLQVQFGILTKERDQLQGRFSTLTKERDQLQGRFGTLTIERDLLQGRFSTLTKERGQLQEQSSTLTKERDQLQGRFSTLTKERDQLHGRFSTLTKERDQLQGQASTLTKERDHLQGRFSTLTKESDQLQGQASTLTKERDQLQGQASTLTKERDQLQGQFGTLTIERDQLQGQASTLTKERDQLQGRFSTLTKERDQLQGQASTLTKERDLLQVQASTLTKERDQLQGQASTLTKEREQLQGQASTLAKERDQLQGQASTLTKESDQLQGRFSTLTKERDQLQGQASTLTKEKDQLQGRLSTLTKERDQLQDSSSKLKKEVKTLSDTVESRKCPPGWIKFQCSCYRVYTTKRTWEDSRQYCKSQQADLVIINSREEQTFVNTQLPKATPSWMGLREIQRVWTWVDGTIPTTTYWGTDQPNNFGGGQDCVWYFQGETIGCPGGAWNDIGCQSLNSCICEK